The sequence ACGGCCACGGAGAGGATCTGATCGCCCAACGGGTTCTGCAGGCCCTACGGGCGCGGCAGCCCAACCTGGAAATTCAGGTACTGCCCCTGGTGGGGCTCGGCGAGGCGTTCAGCGCCGACGCAGCTGCCTGCCACCTGCAGCGGATCGGCCCCCAGCTGCAGCTGCCTAGTGGCGGCTTCAGCAACCAGAGCTTGAGGGGCCTGGCCCGCGACCTCGGGGCCGGCCTGCCCCTGCTGAGCTGGCGCCAACTGCAACTCGTGCGCCACTCGGCCCGTCAAGGCAGCCCGGTGCTCGCAATTGGCGACCTGCTGCCCCTACTGCTGGCCTGGAGCGGCGGCGGCAGCTTCGGCTTCATCGGCACCCCCAAAAGCGACCACACCTGGGCCACTCCGGCCCCAGCGGGCTGGGCGGCGACACTGCTCGCTGATGCTTACCACCGCTGCAAGGGCAGCGAATGGGATCCGTGGGAATGGGCGTTGATGGGCAGCCGGCGCTGCCGGCTCGTGGCCGTGCGCGACCAGCTCACCGCCCAAGGGCTGCAGCGCCACAAGGTGGCAGCCCTGGCTCCTGGCAACCCAATGATGGATGGCTTCCGCCACACCCCTCTGCCGGCCGGGCTGGCAAGCCAGCGGCGCCTAATCCTGCTGGCCGGCAGCCGCCTGCCCGAAGCCCTCGGCAATGCCCGCCGGCTGCTGGGCTGCCTCAGCCTGCAGCAGCCGCGGCAGCCAACCACCGTGCTGGTGGCCTCTGGATCGGCGCCTACGGCCGCCGCCTGGGCCGAGTTGTTGGAGCAAGCGGGCTTTACGCCCCTAGCGGCTGCGGCAGCTAGCGCCGCCAGCGGAGCACTTAGCAGCTGGCAGCTGGGTCGCTGGACCCTGCTGCTTGGCCAAAACCGCTTCGCCAGCTGGGCCAGCTGGGCCGAGCTGGGCCTGGCCACTGCGGGCACTGCCACGGAGCAACTAGCGGGGCTAGGGGTGCCCTGCCTGTCGCTGCCGGGCCCGGGGCCCCAGTTCAAGCCAAGCTTTGCTCGCCGCCAGAGCCGCCTGCTGGGGGGAGCCGTGGTGCCCTGCCATTCCCAACAAGAGCTAGCCCTGAAACTGCACCAACTCCTCGCCGATCCCAGCGAATGCGCCCGGCGGGGCGCCCTGGGCCGGAGGCGGATGGGGCCCGCCGGTGGCAGCGCCCAGCTAGCCGAGCTGGTGGAGCAACAGCTACTGGGATGATGCGGCCACCCCCGCAGCTACGTCGCCCATGGCCGGCATCCCCGATCGGGCCTACAACGCCGCCTGCGGCATGTTGGCCAGCCAATTGAGCATCAGCCTGGCGGCCGCCCGGCGCAAGGTCGACGTGCGCAGCTCCCAGGAGGGACTGAAAGAAACCGCAGCCAAGCTCGCCCTGGCCCAGCAGATGCTTGCTGAAGCCCAGGCCAGCAGTGAAAACCACCATGAGTTGCTCAGCTCCCAGCTGGAGGCCGTCGGCAGCGACGAGAACTTCATGGTGGAGGACTGAGCTGGCCGGGGCCCTTCAGCGGTTGCCGCCGGTGGAGTGCTCAAAGAGCAGGTGAAAGCGCTGGCGATCCAGGTCGGCCAGCACCGGGATGCAGCCAAAGCAACGCTCAGCCAGCTGCCAGCGCTCCTCCCGCTTCAGCATGGTTTCCAACCGATCGCGAGCGGGAAGCAGATAGCGCACATCGCCGGCGGCGTAGGCCAGCTGGACCTCAGAGAGATCTTCCACCCGGCCCCAATCGGAACTCTGGGCCTGCTTGTCGAGCTCAATGCCCA comes from Cyanobium sp. Tous-M-B4 and encodes:
- a CDS encoding lipid-A-disaccharide synthase-related protein, giving the protein MSSSLLVLSNGHGEDLIAQRVLQALRARQPNLEIQVLPLVGLGEAFSADAAACHLQRIGPQLQLPSGGFSNQSLRGLARDLGAGLPLLSWRQLQLVRHSARQGSPVLAIGDLLPLLLAWSGGGSFGFIGTPKSDHTWATPAPAGWAATLLADAYHRCKGSEWDPWEWALMGSRRCRLVAVRDQLTAQGLQRHKVAALAPGNPMMDGFRHTPLPAGLASQRRLILLAGSRLPEALGNARRLLGCLSLQQPRQPTTVLVASGSAPTAAAWAELLEQAGFTPLAAAAASAASGALSSWQLGRWTLLLGQNRFASWASWAELGLATAGTATEQLAGLGVPCLSLPGPGPQFKPSFARRQSRLLGGAVVPCHSQQELALKLHQLLADPSECARRGALGRRRMGPAGGSAQLAELVEQQLLG